Proteins encoded together in one Desulfosporosinus meridiei DSM 13257 window:
- the nikC gene encoding nickel transporter permease codes for MKLKNLLRDPLALLGLILIVVILAVAIMAPWLAPHDPLQFNTAHRLEGPSASYPLGTDHLGRCILSRILFGAGSSLSIAFLVLGLTLSVGTLVGTLAGYVGGKLDDLIISIIDVLLAFPGLILALVIAGMLGPSITNVMIALAAVQWVGYARIIRALVASMKEKEYVQAARAGGGTHLSLVLRHILPNVLSPVIVLATLDMGSTILAISGMSYLGLGAQPPDPEWGAMLNDGRPYMYTAPATMIFPGLAILITVLAFNLLGDGLRDLFDPREVQKQEKQVTG; via the coding sequence ATGAAACTGAAAAACTTACTGCGTGATCCCCTCGCCTTGCTGGGATTAATCTTAATTGTAGTTATTCTGGCAGTAGCCATAATGGCCCCTTGGCTGGCTCCTCACGATCCTCTGCAGTTTAATACAGCCCACAGGCTGGAAGGGCCTTCAGCCAGTTATCCTTTGGGAACGGATCATCTAGGCAGGTGTATTCTGTCACGGATCTTGTTTGGGGCGGGGAGCTCACTAAGCATAGCCTTTCTGGTCTTAGGCCTGACTTTATCCGTAGGAACGTTGGTTGGTACTCTGGCAGGGTATGTAGGAGGCAAACTGGATGATCTGATTATCAGTATTATTGATGTTCTGTTGGCCTTCCCGGGTTTGATTCTGGCCTTAGTCATTGCCGGGATGCTGGGCCCCAGCATCACCAATGTCATGATTGCCCTAGCTGCTGTCCAGTGGGTTGGTTATGCTCGGATTATCCGGGCCCTGGTAGCTTCAATGAAAGAAAAAGAGTACGTTCAGGCTGCCCGCGCGGGAGGAGGCACCCATTTATCCCTGGTTCTGCGGCATATTTTGCCGAATGTATTGTCTCCGGTTATCGTCTTGGCAACCTTGGATATGGGCTCAACCATTCTGGCTATTTCCGGCATGTCTTATTTAGGGCTGGGTGCTCAGCCGCCTGACCCGGAATGGGGAGCTATGCTTAATGACGGTCGTCCCTATATGTATACGGCCCCCGCGACCATGATTTTCCCCGGTCTGGCTATTTTAATCACCGTCTTGGCCTTTAACTTATTGGGAGACGGATTGAGAGATCTTTTTGATCCGCGAGAAGTACAAAAGCAGGAGAAGCAGGTGACTGGATGA
- the nikB gene encoding nickel ABC transporter permease gives MFKYVCKRVVFLFFVMFGVSLLTFGMVHLTPGDPAEILLRMEGINATPEAVEALREKLGLNNPLPVQYGHWISKVLGGDLGVSFETGRPVLEELGQRLPATVELTVAGTMVVLLVSLPLGLLSAVYKNTLVDHIGRFFALVGASVPSFWLGLILIYFLAVKYQLLPVMGRGSPAHLVLPALTLGLGMSATYARLLRASMLEILGLDFIQAARARGLTENAVLLGHAFKNALLPLVTAFGMSLGHLLGGTVIVETIFAWPGMGHFLVDSIFGRDYAVVQSYVLLMAFIFVILNLLVDISYAFIDPRMRVAKKGEDQ, from the coding sequence GTGTTTAAATATGTTTGTAAGAGAGTAGTCTTTCTGTTCTTTGTGATGTTCGGGGTGTCGTTGCTAACCTTCGGGATGGTGCATCTCACCCCGGGAGATCCGGCGGAAATCCTTTTGCGAATGGAAGGAATTAATGCCACACCGGAGGCAGTGGAAGCCTTACGGGAGAAATTGGGTTTAAACAATCCGCTGCCCGTTCAATACGGCCACTGGATCAGCAAGGTTCTGGGGGGGGATCTGGGAGTTTCTTTTGAAACCGGCCGACCGGTCCTGGAGGAATTGGGGCAGCGGTTACCTGCCACAGTGGAACTGACTGTCGCCGGGACTATGGTGGTACTCCTGGTTTCCTTACCTCTTGGCTTATTGTCGGCGGTTTATAAAAACACCTTGGTAGATCACATAGGCCGCTTTTTTGCTTTGGTGGGCGCCTCAGTGCCTTCCTTCTGGCTAGGGCTGATTTTAATTTATTTTTTGGCAGTGAAATATCAACTGTTGCCGGTCATGGGGAGAGGCAGCCCAGCCCATCTGGTTTTGCCGGCCTTGACTCTGGGGCTGGGAATGTCCGCTACGTATGCGCGTTTGCTGCGGGCCAGCATGCTGGAAATTTTAGGGCTGGACTTTATTCAGGCAGCCCGGGCTCGCGGGCTCACAGAAAACGCGGTTTTGTTGGGACACGCCTTTAAAAATGCCCTCCTGCCGCTGGTTACCGCTTTTGGAATGAGTTTGGGTCATTTGCTGGGCGGAACAGTCATCGTCGAGACAATTTTTGCCTGGCCGGGGATGGGTCACTTTCTGGTGGATTCTATTTTTGGCCGAGATTATGCTGTTGTGCAGAGCTATGTTCTCTTGATGGCCTTTATTTTCGTCATCCTAAATCTCCTGGTGGATATTTCTTATGCCTTTATTGATCCCCGGATGCGTGTGGCGAAGAAGGGGGAGGATCAATGA
- a CDS encoding ABC transporter ATP-binding protein codes for MKRTETILKISDLQVAFERGKRSLPVIEGLNLELLRGKVLGLVGESGCGKSMTALSVLRLLPSGGRITGGEILLDNENLLELSKGEMRRIRGKRIGMIFQDPNSALNPVRRVGSQFIETLQTHLSLERPKAKMMAESMLSTLGLSGPERLMRCYPFQLSGGMRQRVMIALALSLQPDVLLADEPTTALDVTVQAQILAEMKKLQDQFKTAILLVSHNLGVIAQLCDEVAVMYGGTIVETGTVEALFTQTAHPYTQGLLYAIPHLYKSRGQTLSIIKGQPPEAGRIPQGCPFAPRCGAALEICRRSRPTLQQTGDDPGHQRACHFPLTWTAKQHTAQSLSRKVVSS; via the coding sequence ATGAAGAGGACAGAGACTATTCTTAAAATAAGTGACCTCCAGGTGGCCTTTGAAAGGGGAAAGAGGAGTCTGCCTGTAATTGAAGGGCTGAATCTGGAGTTGTTGCGGGGCAAAGTTTTAGGGCTGGTGGGAGAGAGCGGCTGCGGCAAGAGCATGACCGCCCTTTCCGTTCTGCGCCTGTTACCCTCGGGAGGGAGAATTACAGGCGGGGAAATCTTGTTAGATAATGAGAATCTCTTGGAACTTTCTAAGGGAGAGATGCGCCGAATTCGGGGGAAAAGAATTGGGATGATTTTTCAAGATCCCAATTCGGCCCTTAACCCGGTGCGAAGGGTTGGCAGCCAGTTTATAGAGACCTTGCAAACCCACTTGAGCCTGGAGCGGCCAAAGGCCAAAATGATGGCGGAAAGTATGTTAAGCACTTTAGGACTGTCAGGTCCGGAGCGGTTAATGAGATGCTATCCCTTTCAATTAAGCGGAGGGATGCGGCAGCGGGTGATGATCGCTTTAGCTCTGTCTTTACAACCGGATGTTTTGCTGGCTGACGAGCCCACCACAGCCCTGGATGTCACCGTACAGGCTCAAATTCTGGCCGAAATGAAAAAACTGCAGGATCAGTTCAAAACGGCAATTCTGCTCGTATCCCATAATCTGGGGGTAATTGCTCAGCTTTGCGATGAGGTAGCCGTCATGTACGGAGGGACTATTGTAGAGACCGGCACAGTGGAAGCGCTTTTTACCCAGACAGCTCACCCATATACCCAGGGCCTGCTCTACGCAATTCCCCATTTATATAAAAGCAGGGGTCAAACCCTCAGTATCATTAAAGGCCAGCCTCCTGAAGCCGGCCGGATTCCCCAGGGCTGTCCCTTTGCTCCCCGCTGCGGCGCAGCCCTGGAGATTTGTCGCCGGAGCCGCCCAACCTTGCAGCAGACAGGTGATGATCCGGGGCATCAAAGGGCCTGCCATTTCCCCTTGACCTGGACAGCCAAGCAACATACAGCCCAAAGCCTAAGCAGGAAGGTGGTGTCTTCGTGA
- a CDS encoding ABC transporter ATP-binding protein has product MKQALPLLEVLNLAKYYEEEGGGFKQRRKKLRALDGVSFDLKQGETLGLVGESGCGKSTLGRLLVRLEKSDQGQILYEGTDVTAWQGEKLRQWRRNVQMIFQDAFASLNPRLSVEEIIRDPLRNYEGLGAREMVGRVEELLEMVGLEPSARFRYPLEFSGGQRQRIAIARALALGPRLLVCDECVASLDVSIQAQILQLIQSLKEKLGLSLLFISHDLAVINYISDRVAVMYLGKIVEILESGTLVEEARHPYTQALFAAVPLPDPAQKSVVPLLLQGEPPNLINPPSGCSFHPRCPQAMDKCRQEEPAVREISPKHWVACHGVS; this is encoded by the coding sequence GTGAAGCAAGCCCTGCCTTTGCTGGAGGTCTTAAATTTAGCTAAATATTATGAGGAAGAAGGCGGCGGGTTTAAGCAGAGGCGGAAAAAACTCCGAGCCCTGGACGGGGTTTCCTTTGACCTGAAGCAGGGGGAAACTCTGGGCTTGGTGGGGGAAAGCGGCTGTGGAAAAAGTACCTTGGGCCGTCTGCTGGTGCGCTTGGAAAAATCTGATCAGGGGCAGATCCTTTATGAGGGGACAGACGTCACAGCCTGGCAGGGAGAGAAGCTGCGCCAATGGCGGCGGAATGTGCAGATGATTTTCCAAGATGCCTTCGCCTCTCTTAATCCCCGTTTATCCGTAGAGGAGATTATCCGGGATCCCCTGAGAAATTATGAGGGGCTGGGAGCCAGAGAGATGGTTGGCAGGGTAGAGGAATTACTGGAAATGGTGGGACTGGAGCCGAGTGCTCGCTTTCGCTATCCCCTTGAATTCAGCGGGGGGCAGCGCCAGAGGATCGCCATTGCCAGAGCCTTGGCCCTAGGGCCCCGGCTTTTAGTATGTGACGAGTGTGTGGCCAGTCTGGATGTTTCTATTCAGGCCCAGATTCTGCAGCTTATCCAGTCCTTGAAAGAAAAGTTAGGGCTTTCCCTGCTGTTTATATCCCACGATCTGGCGGTTATTAACTATATCAGTGATAGGGTAGCGGTAATGTATTTGGGCAAAATTGTGGAGATCCTGGAGTCAGGTACTCTGGTCGAAGAGGCCAGACACCCTTATACTCAGGCTCTGTTTGCTGCTGTTCCTCTCCCCGATCCTGCCCAAAAGAGTGTTGTGCCGCTCCTACTTCAAGGAGAGCCACCTAATCTGATAAATCCGCCCTCCGGCTGCTCCTTTCACCCCCGTTGCCCCCAGGCTATGGATAAGTGCCGGCAAGAGGAACCGGCGGTCAGGGAGATATCTCCCAAAC